In Leptospira licerasiae serovar Varillal str. VAR 010, the sequence AGTCAGAATAGGCAAGAAGCAAAGGACAGAGCCAGGTCCGAGATGGATTATAAGATCAATCTAAAAGCCGAGTTAGAGATCCGACATCTTCACGAAAAGATAGATCATATTCTCAAAAACCAATGGAGTAGGCTGACTGAGATCCAGCAAATCCAGATGCAGATGATGCAAATATTAGGAAATCGTAAATAAGGTCGGATCTGAGGTTTTTTTGCGTCGGTTTCTGCGACCTAAATGGCCGCAGAACAACGTTTACAAAGGCCGTTATGTCTTTCTTCTGCAGGATGTCTCCAGCAGCGTGGACATTCTTCTTCCTTCGGTTTTACGACTCTAACCGAAAAATGTTCACCGGAATATTCGGACAACTGTTCTCTATCGGATTTATCGAAACCGACTTGAGAAACCGTAAAGATCAACTCCAGCGCCTCTATGGAAAAATCCTTTTGTAATTTATCTTCCGCTTTCGAGGAGATCTCCACTGCTGCTTCCAAAGATTTTCCTAATTTGCCGGCCTGTCTTGCCAACTCCAAAGTTTTGTGAACCGTTTCTCTCGCAGTCAACGCTTCTTCGAACTTAGTTTCCAATTCTTTGTTCCTTAAAGAAGAAAGATCCGGGAATTCCTCCATAAATACCGATTCTTTTTTACCATTCTCTTTCCAAACTTCTTCCGTAGTGAAACTTAAGATAGGAGCGGAATATATACAAAGAGTTTCTAATACGATCTGAAGGGCTGTACATGAAGATCTTCTGGTTTTGGAATCCCTTCTGTCACAGTACATTCTATCCCGGATCATTTCGAAATAGTCCTGGGAAAGTGTCACAGTGCAGAATAACAAAAGTTTCTGATATACTTGGTGGAATTGATAGTTCTCGTAATGGTATTTAAGCTCTTCCGAGAGTTGTGCCAGTTTGGAAAGATAGTATTTATCTACTTCTTCCAAATCGGAAACTTCGAGATTTTGATCGGAGGTATGTCCCGCTAAATTTCCCAAAAGATATCTGAATGTGTTCCGGATCTTTCTGTAATTATCTGCAATGATCTTGAGCCCTTCTTTTCCGACTCTTACATCGTCTCTGAAGTCTTGAGAGCTTACCCAAAGTCTGAGTATATCGGCTCCGTAAACGTTTATAATATCCGTGGTTGGGTCTATTCCATTGCCCAAAGACTTGGACATGGCCCTTCCTTGTTCGTCCAAAACATAACCATGAGTGAGGACTGATTTATAAGGTGGAATTCCGCGTAACGCCATGGAGGGCCAAAGACTAGATTGGAACCAGCCTCTATGTTGGTCGGAACCTTCCAAATACAGATCGGCAGGGGGTTCGTTACCTCTCTCTTTTAAGACAGCAAAGTTGGAAACTCCTGAATCAAACCAAACGTCCAAAATATCTTTTCCTTTTCTAAAGGAAGAAGATCCGCATTTGGAACATTTTGATCCGGGAGGAAGAAGAGAATCCGCAGGTTCACTGTACCAGATCTCTATTCCTTTTTCTCTCACTAGATCGGTGAAGAACTTTACCGATTTTGCATCTAAATGGGTTTCATTACAATTCTCGCATGTGAATGCAGGAATAGGAACTCCCCAGTTTCTTTGCCTGGAGAGACACCAGTCCGGTCTCGTTTCCACCATGGAGCGGATCCTGGTGATTCCCCAGTTCGGGATCCAAGTTACTTTATCGATCGCTTTCAGGGACTTTTCCCTGAGTTCTTGGTAATCTATCTTAAAAAACCATTGTGGGGTCGCGCGGAAGATCAAAGGCTTCTTACTTCTCCAGCTATGAGGATAGCTATGTTCAAACTCGGAGTAATGAAGTAGCAGACCTTTTTCTCTAAGCAATTCTACGATCTTAGGATTTGCATCCCAGACTTTGATCCCTTTCATCATAGGGAATTCGTCGGTATACCTACCGTAATCGTCTACTGGAGAATAAGGTTCTAATCCAGCGGCTAAACCGATCTTATAGTCGTCTTGCCCATGACCTGGAGCAGTATGAACGGCTCCTGTTCCAGCATCCAGAGTAACGTGTTCTCCAAAAAGAGGAATGGAATCCTGATCCAAGAACGGATGACGGAAGATCATTTTAGAAAGTTCTTCTTGGGAAACGGATATTTTTTTGGTGAGTTGGACTTCCGCAGCTTTTTCAACCGCTTCTTTTAATCCGTCAGCGAGTAGTAACTCCTCTCCATTGGGAGTTGTATAGAAGGAATATTCGAACTTGGGATTAAAGCTGATGGCTAAGTTTGCGGGAAGAGTCCATGGAGTAGTAGTCCAGATCAGGCAGAATTTCCCAACCTGTCCCTTGATCGGAAATTTTACATAGATGGAAGGAGATTTGTGGGGATAATATTCGATTTCAGCTTCCGCGTGAGCAGTCGCAAGTTCTATACACCAATAGACAGGCTTTTTGCCTCTATATACATAACCTTTTTCGAATAGATCTCCGAAAACTTCCACGATCTTTGCCTCAAAATCAGGACTCATCGTTTTGTAGATCTTACCTTCTTCCCAAAAGCATAAGAATCTAGAAAGATCCTGCCCTTGTTTTTGAACGAATTGTTCCGCGTAGTCTCTACAGAGTTTTCTTAATTCTTCCGGGCCGATCTCTTTCGCTTTTTTACCCAGATTCTTCAGAACTTGCACTTCGATAGGAAGACCGTGACAGTCCCAACCGGGGATCATATCCGTTTGATAGCCCGCAAAAAACTTGGACTTAACGATCATGTCCTTTAGGATCTTGTTAAGTGCGTGCCCAGTGTGAAAGTTGCCGTTTGCATAAGGAGGTCCGTCATGAAGAATGAATTGTGGACGATCCTTTCTTTTTTCCTGCATTTTACGCAGGATCTTTTCCGACTGCCAGGTTTTGATCTGGTCAGGCTCCCTAGTGGAAAGACCCGCCTTCATTGGGAAATCCGTTTGAGGGAGTATTACGGTATTTGAATATGGATTCTTCTTATCTTCTTCTTTCATTGATTAAAATTCTATCTTCACTTTAGGGAGAAGTTTTCTTGCAGATTCTATCTGAGAAGGTTTTAATCCCGTCTCTTTTAAGATCAGTAATCTTAATTTAGGATGACTGGCCAAAAATCCTAAATTTTTAGGGAATGAAGCGATCTTTCTGTTTCTTGCCAGATCTAAGACTTCCAGCTTAGGAAATCCCATCAGTATATCAATATCGGATTCTTTGAATTCGATCTTATTGGAATCCAAATAGACTGCTTCTATGGGGGTTCCGGTCAACTCTGTAGGAATTCCAACAAAGTCGTTATTTCCTGCGAAAAAAAATCTGAGTTTGGATAGTTTAGAAAAGGAAGCGGGGAGTTTTTCTATATCGTTTCCGTATATATTCAAATGTTCTAAATTACTCCAGTCTCCTGAATTTTCAGGAAGAGAAGTAAGCTCGTTCATTCTCAGATCCAACCATTTCAGATTCGGGAAAGTGAATAAAACAGGAGGAACTGTTCCGAGTTTGCCGAGGCCCAAATCCAATTTTTCCACCGAGTTTGGATTTTTAGAAGCTTCGTTTAATATCTCGGAAGCAGGTCGTCTACAGTCGGAGATAATAAAAGCGGCAAAAAGGATTAAGTAAGCGATACTTATTTTTTGGACGGATCTCATTTGAATATCTCCTCTAAACCGGATTCATAAACCGATTTCAGTTCGTTCGAAGAAATGGAAATTCCATATCCTTCTATATGGAGTTTAGGATCCGATTCGACTGTTCCGATTGAATGGAAGTCCAAGTTCTTGGAGGAAACGAGAGATTTAATATTTTCCTCTTTTCCTTTTTCATAACCGATCAGAACCGAGCTTGCGCTTTCACCGAAAAGAGTAAGATCCTTTCTGGATTGTTTGATTGCGCTTAAGTCCGCCTTGATCCCTAATCCGGAGAGTATTACGATCTTTGCAAGTGCCACGCCGATCCCTCCCAAGGAAAGATCTTTAGCGAATGACAGGTTTCCGTTCTTTCTTAAAGAGACTAGTACTTCTAATAGGGACTTTTCATCCGCAAGTTCGAATTTTGGTATCTGTCCTTGCACTTTTCCTAAGAAAGCTTTTTGGTATTCGCTTCCACCCAGGCTTGGATCGAATTTACCGATTAATGCCAAGGAAAGCCCGGATTTTTTAGGAGCACCCCAAACCACTTCTTTCTGGTTATCCAGAATCCCCACCATTCCGATCGTAGGAGTAGGAAAGATCGGACCTTCCGGAGATTCATTATAGAAGGAGACGTTTCCTCCGGTTACCGGAAGCCCTAAGAATCTACAAGCGTCTCCCATGCCTCGGACGCATTCGGAAAACATATAATAGTTTTCCGGAATATATGGATTTGCGAAGTTTAGGTTATTTGTCACTCCAAGAGGTTCTGCACCTGTGACCGCCACGTTCCTTGCAGCTTCACAAACTGCAAGCGCAGCACCCCAGTATGGATCCAAATAAGTAAATCTGGAATTACAATCCGTTGCAGTAGCCAATGCCATATCGGTATCAGGTATAGCGGATAATCCTCCATCTGCGCCAGGTCCGATCAGTTTGACTAGGCCAACCTCGGTATCATACTGTTCGATGATCGGTTTTCTAGAAGATATATTCCAAGAATTTAATAGTTTAAGTAACTTTTTACCAGCTTCATTCTCTTGCAGATCAGGTGTGGAATCCGGGCTCCAAGAAGAAACTTGGTCCAAATACGCAGGACGTTTCGTTTCTCTAACGTATCTAGGAGCGCCTCCCCCTAAAACTAAAGTATCTGCAGGTATCTTAGCCTTTAGATTTCCGTCTTTATAAACTTCTAATAGGCCGGTATCGGTAACTTCTCCGATCTGGACTGCGTTTAGATTCCATTTTTTGAATATGGCGACCAGCTCTTCTTCTTTACCTTTTTGTGGGATTACCAACATTCTTTCTTGGCTTTCGGAAAGCATCGCTTCATAAGCGTTCATTCCGGTCTCGCGGAAAGGAACTAGATCCAAGTTAATCTTCATTCCTGATTTTCCCTTTGCACTCATCTCCGAAGTAGCGCAGGAAATTCCGGCGGCGCCCATGTCTTGGATACCTACTAAAAGTTTTTTTTGGATAGCTTCGAGAGACGCTTCCATCAGTAGTTTTTCCATAAATGGATCTCCTACCTGAACAGCCGAACGTTTGGATTCCGACTCTTTAGTTAGATCCTTGGATGCGAAGGATGCGCCATGGATACCGTCTCTTCCCGTAGTGGAACCGACGATGAAAACTGCGTTACCCACCTTTCCTCCGGTGGTTGCGCTTGCCATCTGGTCATGTCTGACAATTCCAACGGTCATCGCGTTCACCAAAGGGTTCTTGGAAAAACATTCGTCTATGAATAGTTCTCCGCCTGAGACCGCGATCCCTAAAGAGTTGCCGTAATCTCCGATCCCTTTTACGGCTCTGGATAATAAGTATTTGTTTCTAGGCTCATCAGGGTTGCCAAATCTAAGAGAGTTTAAGGATACGATAGGTCTTGCTCCCATCGTAAAAATATCTCTCATAATGCCGCCGACACCGGTGGCTGCACCTTGGTAAGGTTCCACTGCAGTTGGGTGATTATGACTTTCTATTTTGAAAACTACAGCCAGTCCTTGGCCGATGTCCATGGCTCCCGCATTCTCTTCTCCTGCTTGGGCCAAAAGTTTATCTGACTTTGTGGGAAGAGTTTTTAATTGAAGGATAGAATTTTTATAAGAGCAATGCTCCGACCACATTGCGGAGAAAATCCCCAGTTCTGTGGAGTTGGGGATTCTGCCTAGGATTTCCTGGATTTTGCTAAATTCTTCTGAGGTAAGACCGTGTTCGAGAGCGTCTTGGAGGGAGACGGATTCTTTTTCCATTACGGGACCAGTTTTTCGGACTTGGCCCCCACTGAAAACTATTTTAGGGCAGGGATTTCGGCTACTGCTGGAAAGAGTTATAAATATTTGTATATTGCTAAGTATAAGGGAATGGCTCCAAATATCGCCGCAATCATCCATCTGGTCTGGCTTTGGATAGATTCCTGTAGGGAGCTAATCTTTTCATGGACGCGAGCAAACTCCTTATATACGTCCGTGAATTGTTCTTGGATCTTTCCGAAACCTGCATGCATTTCCGCTCGCAATTTGCCTGTCTCTTCTACGAGTCTTCTTTCGTATTTTTCCATAGATAGTTCGATCATCGTCTTGTTCCCAAATTGTTGATGCTTTTGAATGAATTCCGCCAACTCTTCCGTAACTTCCTCTCCAAGAGATTCTTTTAATTTTTTGGGAGTTTTCGGGACTAATTCTAAACCCATAGTCTATCTCCTCGTGGTTGTCTCCGCAACCACTTCTCCCGGAAACAGTTGAAAATTCGTATGTCCCGCTTGTACTTTTTATGGTTATTTAGAAAATATTAATGTTCTTGTTTTGATTTCGGAATTTGGAATCCACATTCCAAAAAATTTTCTCTTAATTTTTACTTGCCTGGAGATAGTTTATATTGTGGGAATTTGTTTTGCGGAGGAGTATCAAGAATTTATAAAGTAATAATAAAAAAGAAAGGGCAGAATGTCCTGCCCTTATTTTTTATATATTGTGGTAGTTCCTGCGGTAATACAAAAGAGGTCTTTTTGAATCATCGGATACGGCGGATATAACTCTTCCGATCACTATTGTATGATCACCTCCATCTACTTGTTTTTCCAGTTCACATTCTATCCTGGCTAAAGTGCCGTTCAAAAAAGGTACTCCGTTATGGCCTAAGTCGCAGGCTAACTTTTGGATCAGCTCATGTTTATCTATCTTGCCGGATGCAAATTGGTTGGAGAGTTCTTGCTGGTCGGACGAGAGGATATTTACAGTGAATAGACCGGAAGAAAGAAGCGGATCATGGCTTGCTATATTCTTTTGGAGATTAAAAAGTACTAAAGGAGGATCCAAGGAAAGCGAACTGAAACTGCTGACAGTCAGTCCTCCCGCTCTTGTGGTATCTGAAAAAGTGACCACGGTTACCCCGGATGCAAAATGAGAGAGTGAATTTTTGAATTCGTCCGCGCTGAAAGACATAGTAAGTAGATCTTTTTTTTGAGCCAATTTGTAAAGTGAATTGTCTTAAAAAATCCCTAGGACTTCTTAATATCCGCCCAAGGTCTTTCTTTTTCCAATTGCCCCGCTAGTCGGAAAAGTACATCTTCTCTCCCTCTTTTGGAAGTGAATAACATCCCGATCGGTAGACCAAGAGTCGTTTTGGAAAGCGGAACGGACATAGAAGGTTGTCCGGTAAGATTCGCTAATTGAGTGAATGGAGTTCTAGAAAGATTTTTTTCCACAAGCTGGTCCACCATTCCGGTTGCTAAAAGTAATTTGCCTGTTCCGATCCGTCCTATGATCTGCATTGCAATTTCTTCATATAGCTTGGGTGCAAGCTCTCCGATCTTAGCCGGAGGTTCCGCAGTGGTTGGAGTAAGATATAGATCGTAATTTTCTAAAAATTCTTCGGAAATATAGGCCGCTTCATCCCAATATCGAATTGCGGATACGAACTCACCTGCGGATACCGATCTTCCGAGTAATCCTAGGATCCAAGTAGTGGATTCCACATCTCCCATCTTTGCTTTTCTGCCTAAAACTTTGTCTAAGCGAGAGATTTCCGAAGCAACTTCTCCGAAATACATGGTTACGTACGCTTTTGCTAAACGTTTTCCATCGATAGAAGGGGAACGTTCTTCTAATTTATGGCCCAAAGATCTTAGGAGTTTTACGGTGTCGTGTAACGCGTCTATATGATCTTGATTGACCGGGGTTCCGATAGGAGAGGCGAATGAATACGCGATCTTTAGTTTGCCCGGGGACTTCTTAGCCTCGGAAAGATAAGAAGTTTTGTTTTTCTCCATAGAGAACGCTTCTTCTATCCCGACTCCCGAAACTATATCCAAAACCGCTGCGCTATCTCTAACGGATTTTGTAAGAACATGGTCTTGGGAAGCTCCTTGCCAGACTCTTCCGTAAGGGCGGACAGGAACTCTTCCTCTACTCGGTTTTAATCCGAATAATCCGCAATACGCTGCAGGAATTCTGATAGATCCTCCTCCATCCGAACCTGTTGCGATAGAACTCATTCCGGAAGCAACTGCTGCTCCTGCTCCACCACTAGAACCACCGGGCGTCCTTTCCGGGTCCCAAGGATTTCGAGTCGGTCCGTGAAACTTCGGCTCGGTAATTCCCATCAAAGCGAATTCGGGAACATTTGTAGTTCCTATAAAAAGAAATCCGGCTTTTCTGAGCTTGGAAACAAACACACTGTCGTCGGAAGGAACGTAATTTTTGTATGCTTTGGAGCCGGAAGTGATGTTTTGTCCCTTCACATGGTGTAATAGATCTTTAATAAGAAGTGGAACTCCATAAAAGGGTCCCTTAGGTATCAGACCGGATCTTAGCGCTTCTCTCGCCTTGTCGATCGTGTTCAAAACAACTGCATTCAATTCAGGATTGAATCTATCTATCTTCGCTTCAGAAAAATCTAATAATTCCTTAGGTTGGATCTTCTTCTTTCGGATCAAATCGGCAAGACCGATGCTATCATACGAATCGAATGGGAATTTTGTACTGCTCATATTCTTCCGCCAGAAAGGATTTAGGACTCGGTCGAAGGGGCAATTCCAGGCCGGATCCTGGGAACCATTTCCCGAATAAAACGCTCTAAGGAAGAGAGGCATAAAGCCCCGCCCACTAGGGTCAAGGATATTCCCCAGCCAAAGGGAATTTTCATTTATAGAATCGCAGCTAAAATCAGGATGGGTAAATATCGGTGATCGGAATAATGGATTTATTGGCAAAATACGGCAAACTTAGACGCGAAAGCTGGGCTGTGCTCGTTTTCGTATTCGGTTTGGCGACCTATGCCGATACCGAGCTGGACAAACAGTTTTTATCTGCAGT encodes:
- the ileS gene encoding isoleucine--tRNA ligase, producing the protein MKEEDKKNPYSNTVILPQTDFPMKAGLSTREPDQIKTWQSEKILRKMQEKRKDRPQFILHDGPPYANGNFHTGHALNKILKDMIVKSKFFAGYQTDMIPGWDCHGLPIEVQVLKNLGKKAKEIGPEELRKLCRDYAEQFVQKQGQDLSRFLCFWEEGKIYKTMSPDFEAKIVEVFGDLFEKGYVYRGKKPVYWCIELATAHAEAEIEYYPHKSPSIYVKFPIKGQVGKFCLIWTTTPWTLPANLAISFNPKFEYSFYTTPNGEELLLADGLKEAVEKAAEVQLTKKISVSQEELSKMIFRHPFLDQDSIPLFGEHVTLDAGTGAVHTAPGHGQDDYKIGLAAGLEPYSPVDDYGRYTDEFPMMKGIKVWDANPKIVELLREKGLLLHYSEFEHSYPHSWRSKKPLIFRATPQWFFKIDYQELREKSLKAIDKVTWIPNWGITRIRSMVETRPDWCLSRQRNWGVPIPAFTCENCNETHLDAKSVKFFTDLVREKGIEIWYSEPADSLLPPGSKCSKCGSSSFRKGKDILDVWFDSGVSNFAVLKERGNEPPADLYLEGSDQHRGWFQSSLWPSMALRGIPPYKSVLTHGYVLDEQGRAMSKSLGNGIDPTTDIINVYGADILRLWVSSQDFRDDVRVGKEGLKIIADNYRKIRNTFRYLLGNLAGHTSDQNLEVSDLEEVDKYYLSKLAQLSEELKYHYENYQFHQVYQKLLLFCTVTLSQDYFEMIRDRMYCDRRDSKTRRSSCTALQIVLETLCIYSAPILSFTTEEVWKENGKKESVFMEEFPDLSSLRNKELETKFEEALTARETVHKTLELARQAGKLGKSLEAAVEISSKAEDKLQKDFSIEALELIFTVSQVGFDKSDREQLSEYSGEHFSVRVVKPKEEECPRCWRHPAEERHNGLCKRCSAAI
- a CDS encoding leucine-rich repeat domain-containing protein, producing the protein MRSVQKISIAYLILFAAFIISDCRRPASEILNEASKNPNSVEKLDLGLGKLGTVPPVLFTFPNLKWLDLRMNELTSLPENSGDWSNLEHLNIYGNDIEKLPASFSKLSKLRFFFAGNNDFVGIPTELTGTPIEAVYLDSNKIEFKESDIDILMGFPKLEVLDLARNRKIASFPKNLGFLASHPKLRLLILKETGLKPSQIESARKLLPKVKIEF
- the purL gene encoding phosphoribosylformylglycinamidine synthase subunit PurL; this translates as MEKESVSLQDALEHGLTSEEFSKIQEILGRIPNSTELGIFSAMWSEHCSYKNSILQLKTLPTKSDKLLAQAGEENAGAMDIGQGLAVVFKIESHNHPTAVEPYQGAATGVGGIMRDIFTMGARPIVSLNSLRFGNPDEPRNKYLLSRAVKGIGDYGNSLGIAVSGGELFIDECFSKNPLVNAMTVGIVRHDQMASATTGGKVGNAVFIVGSTTGRDGIHGASFASKDLTKESESKRSAVQVGDPFMEKLLMEASLEAIQKKLLVGIQDMGAAGISCATSEMSAKGKSGMKINLDLVPFRETGMNAYEAMLSESQERMLVIPQKGKEEELVAIFKKWNLNAVQIGEVTDTGLLEVYKDGNLKAKIPADTLVLGGGAPRYVRETKRPAYLDQVSSWSPDSTPDLQENEAGKKLLKLLNSWNISSRKPIIEQYDTEVGLVKLIGPGADGGLSAIPDTDMALATATDCNSRFTYLDPYWGAALAVCEAARNVAVTGAEPLGVTNNLNFANPYIPENYYMFSECVRGMGDACRFLGLPVTGGNVSFYNESPEGPIFPTPTIGMVGILDNQKEVVWGAPKKSGLSLALIGKFDPSLGGSEYQKAFLGKVQGQIPKFELADEKSLLEVLVSLRKNGNLSFAKDLSLGGIGVALAKIVILSGLGIKADLSAIKQSRKDLTLFGESASSVLIGYEKGKEENIKSLVSSKNLDFHSIGTVESDPKLHIEGYGISISSNELKSVYESGLEEIFK
- a CDS encoding LA_3696 family protein, whose protein sequence is MGLELVPKTPKKLKESLGEEVTEELAEFIQKHQQFGNKTMIELSMEKYERRLVEETGKLRAEMHAGFGKIQEQFTDVYKEFARVHEKISSLQESIQSQTRWMIAAIFGAIPLYLAIYKYL
- a CDS encoding flavin reductase family protein; this translates as MSFSADEFKNSLSHFASGVTVVTFSDTTRAGGLTVSSFSSLSLDPPLVLFNLQKNIASHDPLLSSGLFTVNILSSDQQELSNQFASGKIDKHELIQKLACDLGHNGVPFLNGTLARIECELEKQVDGGDHTIVIGRVISAVSDDSKRPLLYYRRNYHNI
- a CDS encoding amidase, whose product is MSSTKFPFDSYDSIGLADLIRKKKIQPKELLDFSEAKIDRFNPELNAVVLNTIDKAREALRSGLIPKGPFYGVPLLIKDLLHHVKGQNITSGSKAYKNYVPSDDSVFVSKLRKAGFLFIGTTNVPEFALMGITEPKFHGPTRNPWDPERTPGGSSGGAGAAVASGMSSIATGSDGGGSIRIPAAYCGLFGLKPSRGRVPVRPYGRVWQGASQDHVLTKSVRDSAAVLDIVSGVGIEEAFSMEKNKTSYLSEAKKSPGKLKIAYSFASPIGTPVNQDHIDALHDTVKLLRSLGHKLEERSPSIDGKRLAKAYVTMYFGEVASEISRLDKVLGRKAKMGDVESTTWILGLLGRSVSAGEFVSAIRYWDEAAYISEEFLENYDLYLTPTTAEPPAKIGELAPKLYEEIAMQIIGRIGTGKLLLATGMVDQLVEKNLSRTPFTQLANLTGQPSMSVPLSKTTLGLPIGMLFTSKRGREDVLFRLAGQLEKERPWADIKKS